DNA from Granulicella arctica:
TTCTGGAGCTTCTTGCCTGGTGGCGAGGCGAGGATGTCGATGCCGGACTCGGCGGAGTTTTCGGCGTCGGTGAGCTTCATCGAAGCTGCGCCGCCGCCGAAGAGCTTGGTGAAGGTGACGGAGAAGTTTTCGTTGATGATCTTGAAGGCTTCGTCGAACTTGATGCGGGAGACGTCGTCGATCTCCTTGATGGAGGCCTGGGTGTTTTCGATGGAGTCGAGGAGGTCTTTGCGCTGGGTCTCGAGGAAGGTGTGACGCTCGGCGGTCTCGGTGTACTCCTCGAGGGCCATCATGTTGACGGGGCCCATGGCTTCGAGGCGCTGCTTGAGGGCGCGGGACTCTTCTTCTTCGGTGTGGAGGGCATCGCCTTCGATGCGGACGATGGTCTGGTCTTCGCGGAGGGTGATGGCTTCGACGGAGAGGTCGTTGATGCAGGTGGCGTCGATGTGTTCGATGTCGGAGGCGAGCTTGGCGGCGCGAGCGGTGAGGGCAGAGCGCTGTTCACGGAGGGTTTCAGTTTCGTGGCGGAGGGCGCGGAGGCGGACGTCGAGGTCGCTCATGAGGGCGCGGAGGGTTTGCGCTTCTTCGGTGAGGCGCGCGGCCTCGGCGACGGCGTGGGTGCGGGTCTCAGAGAGCTCGTTGTGCTGGGTGCTGAGGGCGGTGGTCTCCTCTTCGCGGCGCTGCTTCTCGGTGGTGGCGGCTTCGAGCTGCTGGTTGATCTGCTGAATGCGGTTTTGCTGGTTGTTGTAGAGGCGGCTGGTCTGCTCGAGGTTGGCGGCGGCGTTGCGGCGGCGTTCTTCGAGGCCTGCTAGCGCGGCGGATGCTGCTGCTGCTGCGGACTGGAGCTCTTCGCGCTGGCCGCGTAGACCTTCGAGCTGCTGCTGGAGGTCGGCGAGGGTGAGCTCGGCGGCGTTGCGCTGGGCCTCGAAGCTGGCGGCCTCGTCCTGACGGCGGGCGATGAGGTCTTCCTTCTGCTTGCGGGCGTCGCTGTTGCGGGCGATGGAGAGCTGCCACTCCTGCATGCGGCGGTCGAGGCGGGCGACCTCGGACTCGATCTGGCGGAGAGCGGCGCCGGAGTTGGCGGACTCACGCTCGAGGTCGCGGCGTTCGTGGGTCTTGCCTTCGATGTCGGCGTTGAGCTGGGCCATCTGATGCTGGAAGTTGGCGGTGGCCTGATCGGTTTCTTCGAGCTGGCGCTCGGTGGCTTCGACCTTCTGCTGGATGTCGTTGAGCTCGCGCTTGAGGGCGAGTGGGCCCTGGGCGCTGGGGCGTCCGCCGGTGACGGTGATGTTGTGGAAGGTCTCGCCGGTGGGTGAGAGGAAGTAGGCGTGCGGATGCTGCTGGGCGAGGGTGCGGGCGGTGGCGGAGTCGGGGGTGATGAAGCCGGAGCCGAGCTTGGGGAGGATGGCTTCGAGGGAGTGGCCGAGGTCTTGCTTGACGCGGATGCAGTCGCGGAGGGCGACGACGCCCTCGATGTTTACGATCGGTGCCGCTTCGGTGTTTGCCCCGGCGTGGGTCGGGTGGATGAGGAAGGTGGCTCGTCCGGCTACGTCTTTTTGGAGGAGCTGGATGCCGTCGTTGGCGGAGTCCCAGGACTGGACGACGATGTAGTTGAGCTCGTCGCGGAGGTACTCGTCGACGATGGATTCGTACTGGCTGTCGACTTCGAGGAAGTCGGCGAGGGTGCCGATGGGCGCGATGGCCTCGGGGTTCTGCTTCTGGCGGTTGGCGCTGGCGCGGAAGATGTTGCGGACGGTGTCGGTGGAGTAGCTGTGCTCGCGGATGAGGGATTCGAGCGAGTTTTTACGGCCGACGAGGGTGGCGCGTTCGCCGCGGAGCTGATCGCCCTTGCGCTTGGAGTTGGACTCTTCGGAGCGGGCTACGTTGATCTGCTCGCGGAGGGTGGCGATCTCGGTTTCGAGGGACTTGAGGCGGGCGGTGACGTCTTCGAAGGAGAGAGCGACTTGGCCGCGCTGCATGCCGAGGGTCTCGAGCTCCTGGCGGGCGGTGGATGACTCGCGGGTGAGGCGATCGGCTTCGGCGGTGAGGTTCGAGAGGGCGGCTGCGGCCTGGGTCTCTTCGTTGCGGCTTTGGGCGGCGCGCTCCATGAGCTGCATGGTGGTGCGGCGGTTCTGCTCGGCTTGCTGCTCGGCGGCGGCGAGGGCGCGGACGGCGTTGGCTGCGGCCTGCTGCTGCTGCTGGGCGTGGTCGCGTGAGCCCGCGGACTCGGCGTTGGCGGTTTCGACGAAGCTCTTGTGGGTTTCGAGGTCGCCGGCGAGGGAGGCGAGCTGGGCGCGGGCCTGGGCGAGATCGTCGTCGCCCTGTGCGAGGCGGCTGGTGAGCTCGACGATGCGGTCGGCGTTGGCGGCGGTACGGGCGGTGATGCGCTCGAGCTCGACGGCGGACTGGTTGGCGGCGGTGTTGGCCTCGCGGATCTGCGCGTCGAGGGTATAGCCGTTGCGGACGCCCTCGGTGTGCTGCGCGTCCATGGTTTCGATGTCGGCGGCCTGGGCGTCGACCTGTGTGGTGAGGGTGGCGATCTGGGTGGTGGTGGCGGTCTGGTCGGCGTCGAGCTGGCCCATGCGAGAGGCGAGGACGACGCGGAGGCGGGTGCGGAGCTCGTCGCGGAGGGCGCCGTAGCGCTCGGCCTTGGCGGCCTGGCGCTTGAGGGTGCCCATCTGCTTGGTGACTTCTTCGAAGATGTCGTTGACGCGGGATAGGTTCTGCTTGGCGGACTCGAGGCGGAGCTCGGCGAGGCGCTTTTTGGTCTTGAAGCGGGTGATGCCGGCGGCCTCTTCGATGATGCTGCGGCGGTCGAGGGGCTTGGAGCTGAGGAGCTGGCCGATGCGCTCCTGACCGATGATGGCGTAGGACTCGCCGCCGAGGCCGGTGCCCATGAAGATGTCCTGGATGTCGCGGAGGCGGCAGATCTTGCCGTTGAGGAGGTACTCGGAGTCTCCGGTGCGGAAGAGGCGGCG
Protein-coding regions in this window:
- the smc gene encoding chromosome segregation protein SMC produces the protein MLKLKKVQILGFKSFCDRTEVNLSGEGIAAIVGPNGCGKSNISDAITWVLGEQSAKSLRGIKMEDVIFAGTRDRKPTGMAEVSLTLVDPEVYDNSSISPEDEELHSGVVAIDSTGDWDETSLRAQRAAETEEAVAEAQPGTVIEGEAPAQPQAELSTAALVAATAPEGTDSTNPNNVVLKIRRRKFGRAPVRAGELTITRRLFRTGDSEYLLNGKICRLRDIQDIFMGTGLGGESYAIIGQERIGQLLSSKPLDRRSIIEEAAGITRFKTKKRLAELRLESAKQNLSRVNDIFEEVTKQMGTLKRQAAKAERYGALRDELRTRLRVVLASRMGQLDADQTATTTQIATLTTQVDAQAADIETMDAQHTEGVRNGYTLDAQIREANTAANQSAVELERITARTAANADRIVELTSRLAQGDDDLAQARAQLASLAGDLETHKSFVETANAESAGSRDHAQQQQQAAANAVRALAAAEQQAEQNRRTTMQLMERAAQSRNEETQAAAALSNLTAEADRLTRESSTARQELETLGMQRGQVALSFEDVTARLKSLETEIATLREQINVARSEESNSKRKGDQLRGERATLVGRKNSLESLIREHSYSTDTVRNIFRASANRQKQNPEAIAPIGTLADFLEVDSQYESIVDEYLRDELNYIVVQSWDSANDGIQLLQKDVAGRATFLIHPTHAGANTEAAPIVNIEGVVALRDCIRVKQDLGHSLEAILPKLGSGFITPDSATARTLAQQHPHAYFLSPTGETFHNITVTGGRPSAQGPLALKRELNDIQQKVEATERQLEETDQATANFQHQMAQLNADIEGKTHERRDLERESANSGAALRQIESEVARLDRRMQEWQLSIARNSDARKQKEDLIARRQDEAASFEAQRNAAELTLADLQQQLEGLRGQREELQSAAAAASAALAGLEERRRNAAANLEQTSRLYNNQQNRIQQINQQLEAATTEKQRREEETTALSTQHNELSETRTHAVAEAARLTEEAQTLRALMSDLDVRLRALRHETETLREQRSALTARAAKLASDIEHIDATCINDLSVEAITLREDQTIVRIEGDALHTEEEESRALKQRLEAMGPVNMMALEEYTETAERHTFLETQRKDLLDSIENTQASIKEIDDVSRIKFDEAFKIINENFSVTFTKLFGGGAASMKLTDAENSAESGIDILASPPGKKLQNILLLSGGEKALTALSLLVGIFQFQPAPFCVLDEVDAPLDETNVGRYAKLIADMSKTTQFIAITHNKRTMSQADIIYGVTMQEPGVSKIVSVNLSRRDNAENRRNVA